GCACCAGGATGTTGTACTTCGCAAACTGCGTGCTCTCTTCCGCCACATCCACGTCCTTGATCCGGCTGTTGGCCGCCGAGAGATTCTCGTTCAGGATCACCAACTGCTCGC
Above is a genomic segment from Verrucomicrobiota bacterium containing:
- a CDS encoding flagellin; this translates as EQLVILNENLSAANSRIKDVDVAEESTQFAKYNILVQSGTAMLAQANLLPQSALRLLGG